One region of Lampris incognitus isolate fLamInc1 chromosome 4, fLamInc1.hap2, whole genome shotgun sequence genomic DNA includes:
- the LOC130111089 gene encoding ras-related protein Rab-11A: protein MGTRDDEYDYLFKVVLIGDSGVGKSNLLSRFTRNEFNLESKSTIGVEFATRSIQVDGKTVKAQIWDTAGQERYRAITSAYYRGAVGALLVYDIAKHLTYENVERWLKELRDHADSNIVIMLVGNKSDLRHLRAVPTDEARAFAEKNGLSFLETSALDSTNVETAFQTILTEIYRIVSQKQMSERQESDMSPSNNVVNIQVQPTENKPKMQCCQNI, encoded by the exons ATGGGCACTAGAGACGACGAGTATGATTATTTGTTCAAAG TGGTCTTGATTGGTGATTCGGGTGTGGGAAAGAGTAACTTGCTGTCACGTTTTACCCGAAATGAGTTTAACCTGGAGAGTAAAAGCACcatcggtgtggagtttgcaacccGCAGCATCCAGGTGGACGGCAAGACGGTGAAGGCGCAGATATGGGACACGGCAGGACAGGAGCGCTATCGTGCCATCACATCTGC GTACTACCGCGGTGCAGTTGGCGCTCTCCTGGTCTATGACATCGCCAAGCACCTTACTTACGAGAATGTGGAGCGTTGGCTGAAGGAGCTCCGAGACCACGCTGACAGTAACATTGTCATCATGCTAGTGGGAAATAAGAGTGACCTGCGCCACCTGCGGGCCGTTCCCACGGACGAGGCCCGGGCCTTCGCTG AAAAGAACGGTTTGTCATTCCTGGAGACATCAGCACTGGATTCAACCAATGTGGAGACTGCCTTCCAGACCATTCTAACAG AGATCTACCGGATTGTCTCCCAGAAGCAGATGTCAGAGCGCCAGGAGAGCGACATGTCTCCCAGTAACAATGTGGTCAACATCCAGGTCCAGCCCACTGAGAACAAACCAAAGATGCAGTGCTGTCAAAACATCTAA